In Paenibacillus sp. FSL R7-0345, a single window of DNA contains:
- the cobS gene encoding adenosylcobinamide-GDP ribazoletransferase, which produces MSARRDAAAAFQFLSRFPVKDGGDFSPELLRRSVAYYPLVGAAIGLSVAAGAAAAVWLLPAWPAAVITLILWVGLTGGLHLDGWMDSADALLSYRSRERMLEIMKDSRVGAMGVLACVLLLLLKAALLAAFIGGSRYYELPLLLLPPVWSRWYMVRAMARFPLARGNEGLAASFAALPPRQERRAMLLAALLTLPAAAAPLVLGAGGGAWPQHLAAACLAPLTAAACGGFAARRISSRLGGLTGDVYGALNELLEAALLLLLVLLQHNLL; this is translated from the coding sequence GTGAGTGCGCGCAGGGACGCCGCTGCCGCTTTTCAGTTTCTGTCCCGCTTCCCGGTTAAGGATGGCGGGGATTTTTCCCCCGAGCTGCTGCGGCGCAGCGTGGCGTATTACCCGCTGGTCGGCGCGGCCATCGGGCTTAGCGTTGCGGCTGGAGCAGCAGCAGCGGTCTGGCTGCTGCCGGCCTGGCCTGCCGCAGTCATAACTCTCATTCTGTGGGTAGGGCTGACCGGCGGGCTGCATCTGGACGGCTGGATGGACAGCGCAGATGCACTGCTCAGCTACCGTTCACGGGAGCGGATGCTGGAGATTATGAAGGACAGCCGAGTGGGGGCCATGGGCGTGCTGGCCTGCGTGCTGCTTTTGCTGCTGAAAGCAGCGCTGCTGGCAGCTTTTATCGGGGGCAGCCGTTACTACGAGCTGCCACTGCTTCTGCTGCCGCCGGTGTGGAGCCGCTGGTACATGGTGCGGGCAATGGCCCGCTTCCCCCTGGCCCGCGGCAATGAAGGGCTGGCAGCGAGCTTCGCTGCGCTGCCTCCCCGGCAGGAGCGGCGCGCCATGCTGCTCGCCGCTCTGCTGACGCTTCCCGCAGCCGCAGCACCTTTGGTGCTCGGCGCGGGAGGCGGGGCATGGCCGCAGCATCTGGCTGCGGCCTGCCTGGCACCGCTGACTGCCGCGGCCTGCGGCGGATTCGCGGCGCGGCGGATCAGCAGCCGGCTCGGCGGGCTCACCGGCGACGTGTACGGCGCACTGAACGAGCTGCTGGAAGCAGCATTGCTGCTGCTTCTCGTGCTGCTGCAGCACAATCTGCTGTAG